A portion of the Streptomyces sp. YPW6 genome contains these proteins:
- a CDS encoding MaoC/PaaZ C-terminal domain-containing protein, with the protein MPIDAAAALAAEPRRAEIGWDHKDVQLYHLGLGAGIPATDPGELRYTLESRLQVLPGFATVAGAGTAALGGMGAPGIDVDLTAVLHGGQTVRVHRPIPVTGRAVQTSKVAAVYDKGKAAVIVLRTEAGDDDGPLWTNDAEIFVRGEGGFGGERGPSDRLTVPERAPDRTVERHIREDQALLYRLSGDWNPLHADPAFAELAGFERPILHGLCTYGMTLKAVTDTLLEGDVSRIAAYRTRFAGVVFPGETLRIRMWTGDGRVLVAVTAAERDDAPVLTDTLVEHS; encoded by the coding sequence ATGCCCATTGATGCCGCGGCGGCCCTCGCCGCCGAACCCCGCCGGGCCGAGATCGGCTGGGACCACAAGGACGTCCAGCTCTACCACCTCGGCCTCGGCGCGGGCATTCCCGCCACCGACCCCGGCGAACTGCGCTACACCCTGGAGTCCCGGCTCCAGGTGCTGCCCGGCTTCGCCACCGTCGCGGGCGCGGGCACCGCGGCCCTCGGGGGAATGGGAGCGCCCGGCATCGACGTGGACCTCACCGCGGTCCTGCACGGCGGCCAGACCGTGCGCGTCCACCGACCGATCCCGGTGACCGGCCGGGCCGTGCAGACCTCGAAGGTCGCGGCGGTGTACGACAAGGGCAAGGCCGCCGTCATCGTGCTGCGGACCGAGGCGGGCGACGACGACGGCCCGCTGTGGACCAACGACGCCGAGATCTTCGTCCGCGGGGAGGGCGGATTCGGCGGGGAGCGCGGGCCGTCCGACCGGCTCACCGTGCCCGAGCGGGCCCCCGACCGCACGGTCGAACGGCACATCCGCGAGGACCAGGCTCTGCTCTACCGGCTCTCCGGCGACTGGAACCCGCTCCACGCCGATCCCGCCTTCGCCGAGCTCGCCGGGTTCGAGCGGCCGATCCTGCACGGGCTCTGCACGTACGGCATGACCCTCAAGGCCGTCACCGACACCCTGTTGGAGGGCGACGTCTCCCGGATCGCCGCCTACCGCACCCGCTTCGCCGGAGTGGTCTTCCCCGGCGAGACCCTCCGTATCCGGATGTGGACCGGGGACGGCCGCGTCCTGGTCGCGGTCACCGCCGCCGAGCGCGACGACGCGCCGGTCCTCACCGACACGCTCGTCGAACACTCCTGA